A window of the Acidimicrobiales bacterium genome harbors these coding sequences:
- a CDS encoding phytanoyl-CoA dioxygenase family protein translates to MTTRLPDPTDDLERAEHDLREHAICAVTGVLDGDTLAAIRREFYQAATDDRNRRTGQPGFGLDLDDTNQRVWNLPSRSPVFVDLVEHPAAIQLLRSVLGWPMLLGNLSGNITGPGGAAGVLHADQLFIPQPWPASPQGANAAWCIDDFTTDNGGTRFVPGSHLLNRPPHPDDSAEAVPFEAPAGSLVVFDARLWHQTGANTTTDQYRAAAFGWYTRPIYRTQENWFLSLNPSVRQFASDELLELLGYKTHGLGLVNGISPD, encoded by the coding sequence GTGACCACACGATTGCCGGACCCGACCGACGATCTCGAGCGAGCCGAGCACGACCTTCGCGAGCATGCGATCTGTGCGGTGACCGGCGTGCTCGACGGCGACACGCTTGCGGCGATCCGCCGCGAGTTCTACCAGGCGGCCACCGACGACCGGAACCGGCGCACCGGCCAGCCCGGGTTCGGACTCGACCTCGACGACACCAACCAGCGCGTTTGGAACCTGCCCAGCCGCTCGCCCGTCTTCGTCGATCTCGTCGAGCACCCGGCAGCGATCCAGCTGCTGCGCTCGGTGCTCGGCTGGCCCATGCTGCTCGGCAACCTGTCGGGCAACATCACCGGACCCGGCGGCGCCGCCGGGGTGCTCCATGCGGATCAGCTCTTCATCCCACAGCCGTGGCCGGCATCACCTCAGGGGGCCAACGCCGCCTGGTGCATCGACGACTTCACCACTGACAACGGCGGGACCCGCTTCGTGCCCGGGAGCCACCTCCTCAACCGCCCACCGCATCCCGACGACTCCGCCGAGGCCGTCCCGTTCGAGGCTCCCGCCGGCTCCCTGGTGGTTTTCGACGCCAGGTTGTGGCACCAGACCGGGGCCAACACCACCACCGATCAATATCGGGCTGCCGCGTTCGGTTGGTACACCCGACCGATCTATCGAACGCAGGAGAACTGGTTCCTCTCGCTCAATCCCTCAGTCCGACAGTTCGCATCCGACGAACTGCTCGAACTGCTCGGCTACAAGACGCACGGCCTCGGACTCGTGAACGGCATCTCGCCGGACTGA
- a CDS encoding serpin family protein yields MRRLPILVAVPFLALAACGTSGSDGGEAGVIEPTDGLGRADLLDDAPTTNLANGFNDAGFDLLRTLPADESTVFSPTSIGHALLMARAAADEPTGANIDAGFALPEGIAAHDAWNAIDQAIAASNGQATSNEGAPTPVVTIADRIWPRQGLTVDADWIDLLATHHGAGAETIDVAKPEESRQRINAWVSDQTNELIPSLLPEGFIDGNTNLVLTDALYFKAQWQTVFGKYGTIDRDFTNIDGSSTPTSFMRELELTAPRGIGDGWAAAELPYLGADYSMLVIVPDDLAAMRDRLSQELLDDIDTTVESGPYELLLPKWETESNLDLLPWLTDLGAAPGNYPAMDAFLDGAVHAAVITVDEIGTEAAAATGLGFAESGPPEPEFTIAADRPFLYVIRHVDTGLVLFVGQVTSL; encoded by the coding sequence ATGCGCCGTCTCCCGATCCTTGTCGCCGTTCCATTCCTCGCACTCGCCGCCTGCGGCACGAGTGGGTCCGACGGCGGCGAAGCCGGCGTGATCGAACCGACTGACGGTCTCGGTCGAGCCGACCTCCTTGACGATGCGCCGACTACCAACCTCGCCAACGGATTCAACGACGCCGGTTTCGACCTTCTTCGAACACTGCCGGCCGACGAGAGCACGGTGTTCAGCCCGACCAGCATCGGCCACGCACTGCTCATGGCTCGGGCCGCTGCCGACGAGCCGACCGGTGCCAACATCGACGCCGGCTTCGCGCTCCCGGAGGGCATCGCCGCCCACGACGCCTGGAACGCCATCGACCAGGCGATCGCCGCCAGCAACGGCCAGGCGACGTCGAACGAAGGAGCGCCAACGCCGGTGGTCACGATCGCCGACCGCATCTGGCCACGGCAGGGTCTCACCGTCGACGCCGACTGGATTGATCTGCTGGCCACACATCACGGCGCCGGTGCGGAGACCATCGATGTGGCCAAGCCCGAAGAGAGCCGTCAGCGGATCAATGCCTGGGTGTCGGACCAGACCAACGAACTGATCCCGTCGCTGCTCCCCGAGGGCTTCATCGACGGCAACACGAACCTGGTACTCACCGACGCGCTCTACTTCAAGGCCCAATGGCAGACGGTCTTCGGCAAGTACGGCACGATCGACCGAGACTTCACCAACATCGACGGATCCTCCACCCCGACCAGCTTCATGCGTGAACTCGAGCTCACCGCTCCTCGCGGGATCGGCGACGGGTGGGCTGCCGCCGAGCTCCCCTACCTCGGCGCCGACTATTCGATGCTGGTGATCGTCCCCGACGACCTCGCTGCGATGCGCGATCGACTCTCACAGGAGCTGCTCGACGACATCGACACCACGGTCGAGTCCGGTCCGTATGAGCTCCTCCTCCCGAAGTGGGAGACCGAATCAAACCTCGATCTCCTCCCCTGGCTCACCGATCTCGGCGCTGCGCCCGGCAACTATCCCGCCATGGACGCCTTTCTCGATGGTGCGGTACACGCTGCCGTGATCACGGTCGACGAAATCGGCACCGAGGCGGCAGCCGCCACCGGACTCGGCTTCGCCGAGTCGGGCCCGCCCGAGCCAGAGTTCACCATTGCCGCCGACCGCCCCTTCCTCTACGTGATCCGACACGTAGACACCGGCCTCGTCCTCTTCGTCGGTCAGGTCACGTCACTCTGA
- a CDS encoding NAD(P)H-dependent oxidoreductase has product MPRLLIVHHTPSPGMHTMLEAVLDGTKAEGIEGVEVVTRAALSATASDVLAADGLILGTPANLGTMSGALKHFFDTIYYPCLTETVGRPYGVYVHGNNDVDGALADIAKIATGLQWRLAQQPVRVFDRPGRPDLDACWEVGAAMAAGLMAI; this is encoded by the coding sequence ATGCCTCGGCTGCTGATCGTGCACCACACCCCGTCGCCCGGGATGCACACCATGCTCGAGGCCGTGCTCGACGGAACGAAGGCCGAGGGGATCGAAGGGGTCGAGGTGGTGACGCGGGCGGCACTGTCGGCGACTGCATCCGACGTGCTGGCTGCCGATGGTCTCATCCTTGGCACGCCCGCCAATCTCGGCACGATGAGCGGAGCGCTCAAACACTTCTTCGACACGATCTACTACCCGTGCCTCACCGAGACCGTCGGCCGTCCTTACGGTGTTTACGTCCACGGCAACAACGACGTTGACGGCGCACTGGCCGACATCGCCAAGATCGCCACCGGCCTGCAGTGGCGACTCGCCCAGCAGCCGGTGCGAGTCTTCGATCGGCCCGGTCGACCTGACCTCGATGCGTGCTGGGAAGTCGGTGCCGCCATGGCGGCGGGATTGATGGCGATCTGA
- a CDS encoding cytochrome P450: MTDVQLDRETWLSRKPVRSPEMEQAIFGGDVGDANDLSLDEINPMNPHLFREHRWHEHFARLRREDPVHFNELGSAGRYWSVTRYDDVRAVDSDWKTYSSADGITIGPRIGSPMPETVGSGSASFIAMDPPDQTAQRKTVRGISAPSSLRNLDDLIRERTVGVLESLPEGETFDWVESVSIELTTLLLATLFDFPLEDRYKLTRWSDVATSIPQPGGIVESGAQQRAEIRECLEYFEQLWIERETNPGFDLVSMLVHGDATRHLPASAHLGNIFLLIIGGNDTTRNTMSGSVYGLNQYPDQYAQLIADPSLVANLVPEIVRWQTPLSYMRRTATCDTELGGKQIRKDDQVLMWYLSANRDESVFGDNADAIDLHRPNADRHLSFGYGVHFCMGSRLAELQLRILWEEILQRFDRIDVVGEPQRTFSSFINGYTHLPVEVTRKR, encoded by the coding sequence ATGACCGACGTGCAGCTCGACCGCGAGACCTGGTTGTCGCGCAAACCGGTGCGCAGCCCCGAGATGGAGCAGGCGATCTTCGGCGGTGACGTCGGCGATGCCAACGACCTGTCGCTCGACGAGATCAACCCGATGAACCCGCACCTGTTCCGGGAGCATCGCTGGCACGAGCACTTCGCCCGGCTTCGTCGTGAGGACCCGGTGCACTTCAACGAGCTCGGGTCGGCCGGTCGCTACTGGTCGGTGACTCGCTACGACGACGTGCGTGCCGTCGACAGCGATTGGAAGACCTACTCCTCGGCCGATGGCATCACGATCGGGCCTCGGATCGGGTCGCCCATGCCGGAGACGGTCGGTAGCGGGTCGGCCTCGTTCATCGCCATGGACCCGCCGGACCAGACGGCGCAGCGCAAGACGGTGAGGGGCATCTCGGCGCCCAGCAGTCTGCGGAACCTCGACGATCTCATCCGCGAACGCACCGTCGGCGTCCTCGAGTCGCTGCCTGAAGGCGAGACCTTCGACTGGGTCGAGTCCGTCTCGATCGAACTCACCACGCTGCTGCTCGCAACCCTGTTCGACTTCCCGCTCGAGGATCGCTACAAGCTCACCCGCTGGTCCGACGTGGCCACCTCGATTCCTCAACCGGGAGGGATCGTCGAATCCGGTGCCCAGCAGCGGGCGGAGATCCGCGAGTGTCTCGAGTACTTCGAGCAGCTGTGGATCGAACGCGAGACGAACCCCGGCTTCGATCTGGTGTCGATGCTGGTGCACGGCGACGCCACCCGACACCTGCCGGCCTCCGCCCACCTCGGCAACATCTTCCTCCTGATCATCGGTGGGAACGACACCACCCGCAACACGATGTCGGGCAGTGTCTACGGGCTCAACCAGTACCCCGACCAGTACGCCCAGCTCATCGCCGACCCGTCGCTGGTGGCGAACCTGGTGCCCGAGATCGTCCGCTGGCAGACCCCGCTGTCGTACATGCGCCGCACAGCGACCTGCGACACCGAACTCGGTGGCAAGCAGATCCGCAAGGACGATCAGGTGCTGATGTGGTACCTCTCGGCGAACCGAGACGAGTCGGTGTTCGGCGACAACGCCGACGCCATCGATCTCCACCGGCCGAACGCCGACCGGCACCTGTCGTTCGGCTACGGCGTGCACTTCTGCATGGGCAGCCGACTGGCCGAACTGCAGCTGAGGATCCTGTGGGAGGAGATCCTCCAACGCTTCGACCGCATCGACGTGGTCGGCGAACCACAGCGCACGTTCTCGTCCTTCATCAACGGCTACACCCACCTTCCCGTCGAGGTCACGCGCAAGCGCTGA
- a CDS encoding CoA-acylating methylmalonate-semialdehyde dehydrogenase, whose translation MKRISHWIAGTTSDGSGERTAPVWNPATGEQQAEVRLASASDVDTAVGAAAAAFESWGNSSLSVRTKVLFAFREIVNRRAAELADVITDEHGKVLSDAAGEVQRGLEVVEFACGIPSQLKGSYSDQISTDVDAFSFRQPLGVCVGITPFNFPAMVPMWMFPVAIACGNTFVLKPSERDPSAAMLLAEMWAEAGLPDGVFNVVNGDKESVDALLDHPDVAAVSFVGSTPIAKYVHDRASANGKRVQALGGAKNHAIILPDADMEFAAQHLASAAFGSAGERCMAISAAVAVGSAGDRLMEHVEGQARSVKVGSGRDAASEMGPIVTAQARDRIVGFIDSGEQQGAQVTVDGRGLVVPGHEGGFFVGPTVIDRVTTEMDVYTNEIFGPVLSVLRSDDVDAAIDLINANPYGNGTAVFTNSGGAARTFMRGVTVGMIGINVPVPVPMAYYSFGGWKHSLFGEHHAHGPDGVNFYTRGKVVTARWPQAGTPSGASFDMPTSS comes from the coding sequence ATGAAGCGCATCTCCCATTGGATCGCAGGAACGACGAGCGACGGCTCGGGTGAGCGGACCGCCCCGGTGTGGAACCCGGCGACCGGTGAGCAGCAGGCCGAGGTCCGCCTCGCCTCGGCGAGCGATGTCGACACTGCCGTCGGCGCCGCTGCCGCCGCCTTCGAGTCGTGGGGCAACTCCTCGCTGAGCGTGCGGACCAAGGTGCTGTTCGCCTTCCGGGAGATCGTCAACCGCCGGGCGGCAGAGCTCGCCGACGTCATCACCGATGAGCACGGCAAGGTCCTGTCCGACGCCGCCGGCGAGGTGCAGCGCGGGTTGGAGGTGGTGGAGTTCGCTTGCGGCATCCCGTCGCAGCTGAAGGGCTCCTACTCCGATCAGATCTCGACCGATGTAGATGCGTTCTCGTTCCGTCAACCGCTCGGCGTCTGCGTCGGCATCACGCCGTTCAACTTCCCGGCCATGGTCCCCATGTGGATGTTCCCGGTGGCCATCGCCTGTGGCAACACCTTCGTCCTCAAGCCATCCGAGCGAGACCCCTCCGCTGCGATGTTGCTGGCCGAGATGTGGGCCGAGGCGGGGTTGCCCGACGGGGTGTTCAACGTCGTGAACGGCGACAAGGAATCGGTCGACGCCTTGCTCGATCATCCCGACGTCGCTGCCGTGTCGTTCGTCGGCTCGACGCCGATCGCGAAGTACGTCCACGATCGAGCGTCGGCCAATGGCAAGCGGGTCCAGGCCCTTGGTGGAGCGAAGAACCACGCCATCATCTTGCCCGACGCCGACATGGAGTTCGCCGCCCAGCACCTGGCGTCGGCGGCGTTCGGGTCGGCCGGTGAACGGTGCATGGCGATCTCGGCGGCCGTGGCGGTCGGCTCGGCCGGTGACCGCTTGATGGAACACGTCGAGGGTCAGGCCCGATCGGTGAAGGTGGGGTCGGGGCGTGACGCCGCCAGCGAGATGGGACCGATCGTCACCGCTCAGGCCCGTGACCGGATCGTCGGGTTCATCGACTCCGGTGAGCAGCAGGGAGCGCAGGTCACCGTCGACGGTCGAGGTCTGGTCGTGCCCGGCCATGAGGGTGGCTTCTTCGTCGGTCCCACGGTGATCGACCGGGTCACCACCGAGATGGATGTCTACACCAACGAGATCTTCGGCCCGGTGCTGTCGGTTCTTCGGAGTGACGACGTCGACGCGGCCATCGATCTCATCAACGCAAATCCCTACGGCAATGGGACCGCCGTGTTCACCAACTCGGGAGGTGCGGCCCGAACCTTCATGCGTGGGGTGACGGTCGGCATGATCGGGATCAACGTGCCGGTCCCGGTCCCGATGGCTTACTACAGCTTCGGTGGATGGAAGCACTCGCTGTTCGGTGAGCACCATGCGCACGGCCCTGACGGCGTGAACTTCTACACCCGAGGCAAGGTGGTCACCGCCCGTTGGCCTCAAGCCGGAACCCCGAGCGGCGCCTCGTTCGACATGCCGACGTCGTCGTAG
- a CDS encoding phytanoyl-CoA dioxygenase family protein, whose protein sequence is MDLVDLDRFHDLGYAGPFEALSPEETAATRDAVASLLATAPDPYPERGFHARQVPYHHNRFLDSPIAFELSTHPEIVARVRALLGPDVLLWRAHFFDKGPGAKEIPWHQDANYWPLEPAVIVSAWLALDRVTAENSCLQLIPGSHRRIVPHVAATDDMAFLEMAEPGSYDPSHAIDIDLEPGQFILFNERILHHSEPNRSILPRCGLSIRFIPPLVKVLTYDSQNHVLPVVSGEDRLGFNRTLGSPTDRLVRIIADD, encoded by the coding sequence ATGGACTTGGTCGACCTCGACCGCTTTCACGACCTCGGCTACGCCGGCCCGTTCGAGGCGCTTTCGCCCGAGGAAACGGCCGCCACTCGTGACGCCGTCGCGAGCTTGCTCGCCACGGCCCCCGATCCCTACCCCGAACGCGGCTTCCATGCCCGGCAGGTGCCATATCACCACAACCGCTTTCTCGACTCCCCGATCGCCTTCGAGTTGTCCACCCATCCCGAGATCGTGGCGCGTGTCCGGGCCTTGCTCGGGCCCGATGTGCTGTTGTGGCGAGCTCACTTCTTCGACAAGGGGCCGGGCGCAAAGGAGATCCCCTGGCATCAGGACGCGAACTACTGGCCGCTGGAACCGGCCGTCATCGTCTCGGCGTGGTTGGCCCTCGACCGGGTCACTGCCGAGAACTCCTGCCTCCAGCTGATTCCGGGGTCACACCGCCGGATCGTGCCGCATGTCGCAGCGACCGATGACATGGCTTTCCTCGAGATGGCCGAACCCGGAAGCTATGACCCGAGCCACGCCATCGACATCGATCTCGAGCCGGGGCAGTTCATCTTGTTCAACGAACGGATCCTGCATCATTCCGAGCCAAATCGCTCGATCCTGCCACGTTGCGGTCTCTCGATTCGCTTCATCCCACCCCTGGTGAAGGTCCTCACCTACGACTCCCAGAATCACGTGCTTCCGGTCGTGTCAGGAGAAGACCGTCTCGGATTCAATCGCACGCTCGGCTCGCCGACGGATCGACTCGTGCGGATCATCGCCGATGATTAG
- a CDS encoding SRPBCC family protein, whose protein sequence is MTPDIEVSRDIAASPAAVFAALTDITRMGEWSPETYATEWLDGASTAEVGASFMGHNHNGDKEWSTKATIVELVENERFFFDCSARDFVFAKWGYSIEPTDDGCRVTEYTQDLRPEEIKERGSSISGVTDRLSHNRAGMEVTLERLAAAVESDS, encoded by the coding sequence ATGACACCCGACATCGAAGTCTCACGCGACATCGCCGCTTCACCTGCGGCGGTGTTCGCTGCCCTCACCGACATCACCCGCATGGGGGAGTGGTCACCGGAAACCTACGCCACGGAATGGCTCGACGGCGCGTCGACCGCCGAGGTCGGTGCCTCGTTCATGGGTCACAACCACAATGGTGACAAGGAGTGGAGCACCAAGGCCACGATCGTCGAGTTGGTGGAGAACGAGCGCTTCTTCTTCGACTGCAGCGCTCGGGACTTCGTCTTCGCCAAGTGGGGCTACTCGATCGAGCCGACCGACGACGGCTGTCGGGTCACCGAGTACACACAAGACCTCCGCCCGGAAGAGATCAAGGAGCGTGGCTCGTCGATCTCCGGGGTGACCGATCGGCTGTCGCACAATCGAGCCGGTATGGAGGTCACGCTCGAACGGCTCGCCGCTGCCGTCGAGTCCGACTCATGA
- a CDS encoding SDR family NAD(P)-dependent oxidoreductase, whose translation MSDETSIQRGMTEFEGRVAVVTGAASGIGLGMARAFAGAGMKLVLGDLDTGALDAVVTDLSSSGASVVGRRTDVSQLGDNEALADLAIDTYGKVNVLCANAGVGIPTQTHKMKLDDWKWIIDVDLWGPIYGVNLFLPLIEEQGEGHINATASMAGLIASQMMGAYNVAKFGVVALMSTVERDLAGRKSPVTASVLCPGPINTNISRNSVSFRPGQAKPKVDGNASAKSAKSIQAMLEQGMDPDDVGRLVLEAIGANRFWVLTHPNWAKAVQRQVDAMIADQTLTRA comes from the coding sequence ATGAGCGACGAGACGTCCATCCAACGTGGCATGACCGAGTTCGAGGGACGGGTCGCCGTCGTCACCGGTGCCGCTAGCGGGATCGGTCTCGGTATGGCCCGCGCCTTCGCCGGCGCCGGCATGAAGCTCGTCCTCGGCGACCTCGACACTGGCGCGCTCGATGCGGTCGTCACCGATCTCTCCTCGTCCGGTGCAAGCGTGGTCGGTCGGCGGACCGATGTGTCGCAACTGGGCGACAACGAGGCGCTGGCCGATCTGGCCATCGACACCTACGGCAAGGTGAACGTGCTGTGTGCCAACGCCGGTGTCGGTATCCCGACCCAAACCCACAAGATGAAGCTCGATGACTGGAAGTGGATTATCGACGTCGACCTGTGGGGCCCGATCTACGGGGTGAACCTCTTCCTGCCACTGATCGAGGAACAGGGCGAGGGCCACATCAACGCCACCGCCTCGATGGCGGGCCTCATCGCCAGCCAGATGATGGGGGCCTACAACGTCGCGAAGTTCGGAGTGGTCGCCCTCATGTCCACCGTTGAGCGCGACCTCGCCGGGCGCAAGAGCCCGGTCACGGCGTCGGTGCTCTGTCCTGGCCCGATCAACACCAACATCAGCCGCAACTCGGTCAGCTTCCGGCCAGGCCAGGCCAAGCCGAAGGTCGACGGGAACGCATCGGCGAAGAGTGCGAAGAGCATCCAGGCGATGCTCGAGCAGGGGATGGACCCCGATGATGTCGGGCGCCTCGTGCTCGAAGCCATCGGCGCCAACCGGTTCTGGGTGCTGACCCATCCGAACTGGGCCAAGGCAGTCCAACGTCAGGTCGACGCGATGATCGCCGACCAAACGCTGACCCGAGCCTGA
- a CDS encoding exopolyphosphatase: protein MSKYRLVTRSDFDGLVCAVLLEHLEMIDDILFVHPKDMQDGKVAITANDITTNLPYVDGVHLAFDHHESETLRNDTHDNHVILPHAPSAARVVWDYYGGEASFPRTWLDMMEAVDKADSAQYSEGEVLHPRGWELLNFIMDPRTGLGRFRDFRISNYDLMMDLIAYCKNHTIEEILQLPDVAERTELYFAHQDAAKEQIERCSTAHENLIVLDLTGEDTIWPANRFLIYAMYPQCNISIHKMWGFRQQNTVFATGKSILDRSCTTNVGEIMLRYGGGGHAAAGTCQVETDDADRVLRELIESITADHRAATGANSVS, encoded by the coding sequence GTGAGCAAGTACCGACTCGTCACCCGCAGCGATTTCGACGGCCTCGTCTGCGCCGTGTTGCTGGAACACCTGGAGATGATCGACGACATTCTCTTCGTCCATCCGAAGGACATGCAGGACGGCAAGGTGGCGATCACGGCGAACGACATCACGACCAACCTCCCCTACGTCGACGGCGTGCACCTGGCGTTCGACCATCACGAGTCCGAGACCCTGCGCAACGACACCCACGACAACCACGTGATCCTGCCGCACGCCCCCTCGGCGGCCCGAGTGGTGTGGGACTACTACGGCGGCGAAGCGTCCTTCCCTCGCACCTGGCTCGACATGATGGAGGCCGTCGACAAGGCCGACTCGGCCCAGTACTCCGAGGGGGAAGTCCTCCACCCCCGAGGATGGGAACTGCTCAACTTCATCATGGACCCGAGAACCGGGCTCGGACGTTTCCGGGACTTCCGCATCTCCAACTACGACCTGATGATGGACCTCATCGCCTACTGCAAGAACCACACGATCGAGGAGATCCTGCAGCTGCCCGACGTGGCCGAGCGCACCGAGCTCTACTTCGCCCATCAGGACGCAGCGAAGGAACAGATCGAGCGGTGCTCCACCGCGCACGAGAACCTGATCGTGCTCGACCTGACCGGCGAGGACACCATTTGGCCCGCCAACCGGTTCCTGATCTACGCCATGTACCCCCAGTGCAACATCTCGATCCACAAGATGTGGGGCTTCCGCCAGCAGAACACCGTCTTCGCCACCGGCAAGTCGATCCTGGATCGCAGCTGCACCACGAACGTCGGCGAGATCATGCTGCGATACGGCGGCGGGGGCCACGCGGCCGCCGGCACCTGTCAGGTGGAGACCGACGATGCCGACCGGGTCCTTCGCGAACTGATCGAGTCCATCACCGCCGACCACCGAGCCGCCACCGGAGCGAACTCCGTCAGCTGA
- the nagA gene encoding N-acetylglucosamine-6-phosphate deacetylase, translating to MAAPVVARSTLIHSGTLLDANGERPGWVYVEDGTIVAIGTEHDEPPTAARTIDASDRFLTPGFVDIHGHGGGGAHYQDGIDSAMTALAAMRAHGTTRAVASFVTSSIDDIVDALSKTQQAMARDRGLVGVHIEGPFLAYGRHGAHHPGLLREPDRRSVDQLLEAGPELVRQITLAPELPGAMDAIDRFVAAGVAVAVGHTACDYQTAREAFARGASLVTHAFNAMAPIEGRSPGVLGAAIEADHVTIEVIADGVHVHPASIGLLFAAAPRRIALVTDAMAGAAAPPGHYQLGCLDVEVANGRALVAGTDTLAGSTLTPDRALRVAVNTCGVSRTDAIAALTTTPARAIDERDPALLSVGAIADLVVLDEDLTVAEVITG from the coding sequence GTGGCAGCACCTGTAGTGGCGAGGTCGACGCTGATCCACTCGGGGACACTGCTCGACGCCAATGGCGAACGTCCCGGTTGGGTGTACGTCGAAGATGGCACGATCGTTGCGATCGGGACCGAGCACGACGAGCCTCCGACCGCAGCTCGGACGATCGACGCGTCCGATCGCTTTCTGACACCCGGATTCGTCGACATTCACGGTCATGGTGGCGGTGGTGCGCACTACCAGGACGGCATCGACTCGGCGATGACCGCCCTGGCGGCGATGCGGGCACACGGCACCACGCGCGCCGTGGCCTCCTTCGTCACGAGTTCGATCGACGACATCGTGGATGCGTTGTCGAAGACGCAGCAGGCCATGGCTCGAGATCGTGGGCTCGTCGGAGTGCACATCGAGGGCCCGTTCCTGGCCTACGGACGACACGGTGCTCACCATCCCGGCCTGCTGCGCGAGCCGGACCGTCGATCGGTCGACCAGCTGCTGGAAGCCGGCCCCGAACTCGTCCGGCAGATCACGTTGGCACCGGAGCTGCCCGGGGCCATGGATGCCATCGACCGATTCGTTGCGGCCGGCGTGGCCGTCGCGGTGGGACACACGGCGTGCGACTATCAGACCGCTCGCGAGGCGTTCGCCCGCGGGGCATCGCTCGTGACCCACGCCTTCAACGCAATGGCCCCGATCGAGGGACGCTCCCCGGGTGTTCTCGGCGCTGCGATCGAAGCCGACCACGTCACGATCGAGGTGATCGCCGACGGTGTCCACGTGCATCCGGCCTCGATCGGCCTGTTGTTCGCCGCAGCACCGAGGAGGATCGCCCTGGTCACCGATGCCATGGCCGGTGCTGCAGCGCCGCCCGGTCACTACCAGCTGGGCTGCCTCGATGTCGAGGTCGCGAACGGCCGAGCCTTGGTGGCAGGGACCGACACCCTTGCCGGATCGACACTCACGCCCGACCGTGCCCTACGTGTGGCGGTCAACACCTGCGGTGTCTCCCGAACCGACGCCATCGCTGCGCTCACCACGACACCAGCTCGGGCGATCGACGAGCGCGACCCAGCGCTGCTCTCGGTTGGAGCGATTGCCGATCTCGTCGTCCTCGACGAAGACCTGACCGTTGCCGAGGTGATCACCGGCTGA
- the nagB gene encoding glucosamine-6-phosphate deaminase, with translation MAEIVILDNAEQGGQLVADHLASQIRTTPAFTLGVATGSTPLPVYAALARERAAGLDLSAVTAFALDEYVGLPVEHPESYHSVIRREVTEPLGLAPERVHVPDGSEARIATAGERFEAALTAHGGVDLQLLGIGTDGHVGFNEPGSSLASLTRVKTLTAQTRADNARFFDSPEQVPTHSVTQGIGTILRARHLVLMAFGAGKAKAIAAAVEGPLSASVPASCIQLHPHVTVVLDEAAAADLQRTDYYRWVFANKPPWQHL, from the coding sequence ATGGCTGAGATCGTGATCCTCGACAACGCAGAGCAGGGTGGCCAACTCGTCGCCGATCACCTTGCGTCGCAGATTCGCACGACGCCTGCGTTCACACTCGGCGTCGCCACGGGCTCGACGCCGCTCCCGGTCTACGCCGCCCTCGCTCGAGAGCGTGCGGCCGGGCTCGACCTGTCGGCGGTGACCGCCTTCGCTCTGGACGAATACGTCGGGCTTCCGGTCGAACACCCTGAGAGCTACCACAGTGTGATCCGCCGGGAGGTGACCGAGCCGCTCGGCTTGGCCCCGGAGCGGGTGCACGTTCCTGACGGGTCGGAAGCGAGGATCGCCACGGCCGGCGAGCGTTTCGAGGCTGCACTGACCGCACACGGCGGCGTGGATCTGCAGCTTCTCGGCATCGGAACCGACGGCCACGTGGGCTTCAACGAACCAGGCTCATCGCTCGCATCGCTGACTCGGGTCAAGACCCTCACGGCCCAGACCCGTGCCGACAACGCCCGGTTCTTCGACTCCCCCGAGCAGGTGCCCACCCACTCCGTGACACAGGGCATCGGCACCATCCTGCGGGCGCGCCACCTCGTCCTCATGGCGTTCGGCGCGGGCAAGGCCAAGGCGATCGCGGCAGCGGTCGAGGGTCCGCTCTCGGCGTCGGTGCCGGCGTCGTGCATCCAGCTCCACCCGCATGTGACGGTCGTCCTCGACGAGGCGGCCGCCGCCGATCTCCAGCGCACCGACTACTACCGGTGGGTGTTCGCCAACAAGCCACCGTGGCAGCACCTGTAG